CTCGGTTTATTCAGGTGTGGTTTTTGTTCAAATAACTTGGAATCAATATGTGATCATTACTCTTCAAAataagattgtaaaaaaaattaacggaaatttaatcaactttCAATTGTTGGTACAACttcttgatataattaaaacattttctcaATAATTGTAACCACCATGGAATTAAATTCAAACTCAATTCGCATATCTATGTAATTTTTCACTATTactataacaataaataataatatgataaatgaaaattagaCAAACGTAGTCAAAAAAGTGCAACactatcttaaataaattaccgATCTCAAATAAATCGATTCAATAAATCGATTTTCAATCGAGTGATTTATTTTGGTAGACCGCCGAAAAGGGTGAGCTTGCTCGTGCACGATCTTACGTTCCGCCGATCATGATAAAACTTGTTTTTCTACTCACTTTCGACTCACATAAAGCTCTAACGTCTGAATTATATCCAGTCTCCCTTATCGTGGCCAGGTTGACTTAATCGATACGCTTCCATAAAAATTACGACGCCTAACGCGCGAGCTTGATGAAATTAATTGGGCGGTTCCGGCTAAGGTCGTGATCACGTCATGTGGGAAGTCGATAAATATATCGTATTGTAGCCAAAGAGCgagacaattaaataatagattCGATTGGACAAATTGATTGTTCCTATGTATCTTTAGAATTTAGTTTctctgtttttaaaaaacataaggTAGCTAACTGTTtatagaaaactttttaattatatttttttagattaacaattattgttataGTGCATTGtgatagatttataattttatcggaATAATAAACGCATTAATTTGTTCAAAAATAATCTTgattaaaaagtaaacaatAGATTTctgcacaaaataaaattgttgaaattatttaaaaaatgataaaagaatGGAATTACTATGTATGTAGGTATAGTAAAATGATTTGAAACAATATGATTATTTCATAGTTTCTTTATAATTGATGATCTCTTAGATTCTTAGATACATCctacatattacattattttctaatcATTTATAcctcaattaatttttatatttttgttgcagttccaaattattttttcggagtaaataaattatataagccATAATCacaaacaatataaatgttaaattagcGCATCGATTGTATAATTGTCTTAGATCATTTGACCATATTGCACCTGTTATTATGCCCGCAATAAGTATAAAGCCGTACCAAGTTACGTCAATGTGTCTTgtctgcaaaaatatttttaaaaaatgataaaaaagcaaaattatgaatacaaagtacactgtaaaaaatttttgtaaaattacaattataatagtgggtaattttgagaccaactataatagttgcaaatttttatgtaataagttgtaattttgtatataaatttcgcaataatttcttaatttgttttttacacttgtTATACACAAAacgtaaacaaatttatgtctaaaaaataaaaggtcATTTTAAGAGATTTATATCAGTagtgattttcttttacagaatATTCAGTAATATATTCTATGCTTTAGAGGATAAatccataaaaattttgaatacgaTAAATTAGAAAGGCAATAATCATTATATGTTtcatatatcattaataattatgattttgtCATACCTTATTATCATAATCATTAGAATTgtctgcaatatttatttctgctTTCGAAGTCAAAACATGCCGAATTACAAGGAAACTTACAAAACATATCTGCAAAAATATGTGtgttattcattaaaattgtaaattatttatatatatttttttaattcaaattaaaattagaattgaaTTACACTGAAAAAGTCTTGTTGAATTAACTGAAATTGAACTAACGGTTCAGATTTCTAGTTAATCTTaccagatttccaattaattcaacaagaatttttgttagctaaacattacaaaaaatactactatatattttagataggaaaaaattttacagctaatttatcataaaatattaatttaacatactGTGCTAGttcaattatataatcatttccattatattatatttaaatatcgcttaaacaaatattttataataatcacgAATAATAATCGCAagctacaaaattttcatcaaagcaaaaaaaaatttcttaatttgatacttttcaaaatcacatttttacacatatacaaataattttctagtGCTAATTCTTTATTGATATGATTTTCATTTACTCACTATTATTTTCATGCCCATCTTGCTACTATTGCTTCTGATTGGCTGTCGTAACAGATATTGCAATCTTTACAATATTGTAGATCGCACTTAATTCTTTGCTTATTTCTTACGATCCGTTTAGAAGTACTtctttatattcaaataaacttatttCATCGCGTCTGTCCACCATGaatatcaaaagaaaaatgttctCAAGCCACTCGCAATCAGTGAATATATCAAGTGACGTAACTCATCATCTTTCACACTAAGTATGCATAGTGTGAAATGACTATCCCATATATTTAATCTACTAACGTCGacaaatttcaaatatcaaaTTCAAATGTGTTAGCATTTTGAATAATGAATCTAAGTAACAAGAAGtatcaatattaatgatatattttgtaacaaacatatattattcCTTTAACGTTCcataatcattttaataggtgacgatataatttattttttatattacatatttcttttatacgcCACGTAaagaattacaatatatatactcttatatgttttttaaatcatttttacttcttttctgttttaatGAGCTGC
This DNA window, taken from Monomorium pharaonis isolate MP-MQ-018 chromosome 6, ASM1337386v2, whole genome shotgun sequence, encodes the following:
- the LOC114254396 gene encoding uncharacterized protein LOC114254396; its protein translation is MGMKIIICFVSFLVIRHVLTSKAEINIADNSNDYDNKTRHIDVTWYGFILIAGIITGAIWSNDLRQLYNRCANLTFILFVIMAYIIYLLRKNNLELQQKYKN